ACAGTTATTACAAAGATTTTATTAGTGAAACATGAAGTTTAAAGATTTGAATATAAGGTAAATAAAAAGGGCCGCATAAAATGTGGCCCTCCCTTTTTGGTTCACAGTCCCCCCGAACTATAAACGTAAAATCTAAATGAAACTTTTTTTAGTTACAATCTAAAGTTACAACGCTTTTTCGTGTTAAAAATTTTATATCGATGAATGGTAACTTAGAAAAGGTGACTCCTTATTAACACAAGTTAATTAACATAGGTTAATAGGTTTTATACAGATTTAGAAGCTATTTTATCCATGTTTATTGGTTTTAGATTAGATTTGCACCTGAAATTTAAATTATGGGTATTCTTTCATTTATTAATGGGCTATTCGGAAGTAAAAAAGAAACACAAGAAGAAATCATGAAGAAGTTTTTGATAGTTGGATTAGGAAATATTGGTGAGAAGTACGACAATACACGACATAATATCGGTTTTAAAATTGTTGATGCTCTTGTAAAGGAGTATGAAGAATCTTTTTCTACAGAGAAGCTAGGAGATTTAGCTAAATTGAAAATTAAAGGAAAAACAGTATTTGTGTTAAAGCCAAATACATTTATGAATTTAAGTGGAAAGGCCGTTTTATATTGGATGAAGAAAGAGAATATTTTAATTGATAATGTGCTGATTATTACAGACGATTTGAATATTGATTTTGGAAAAGTAAGAATCAAAGGAAGAGGAAGTGCAGGAGGACATAATGGATTAAAAGATATTCAAGACAAATTAAATACAGGATCATATCCTCGTTTCAGATTTGGTGTAGGTGCCAATTATAGAAAAGGTGGTCAGGTAGATTTTGTTTTAGGAAAATGGAGCGATGATGAAGAAAGCGCATTAATTGAGCGTGTTCCAACGAGTATTAAAGCAATAGAATCTTTTGTAAATGCTGGATTAGCAAATACAATGAA
This genomic window from Tenacibaculum sp. 190524A05c contains:
- the pth gene encoding aminoacyl-tRNA hydrolase, which produces MGILSFINGLFGSKKETQEEIMKKFLIVGLGNIGEKYDNTRHNIGFKIVDALVKEYEESFSTEKLGDLAKLKIKGKTVFVLKPNTFMNLSGKAVLYWMKKENILIDNVLIITDDLNIDFGKVRIKGRGSAGGHNGLKDIQDKLNTGSYPRFRFGVGANYRKGGQVDFVLGKWSDDEESALIERVPTSIKAIESFVNAGLANTMNTFNGK